GACCTCGCGATCGTCGACAAGGCCGCCACCGAAGTGTTCGGTCCGAAGGAAAGCGCCGCGCCGGCGGCGGCGCGCTGGCGTCGCGCCGCGATGGTCGGCAGCGGCGTGGCCGCCGGCGCCGCCCTGTTCGCCGCGCTGTCGTGGGCACTCGACGGCTGGCGGCGGCCCGGCGCGCCGGCCACGGTGGCGCAGGCCGCCTCCGCCCCGGCGTCCGCAGCCGCGCAGGCATCGGCCGTCGCCAAGGCCGCCTCCGCGCCGGCCGCCGCGAAGGCCGCGTCGGCAACCGTCGCCGATGCGCCGGCGCGGCCGGCTTCGCTGATCCGCAGCGAGAAGGATGCGTGGCGCGAGCTGGCGCAGGCCTGGAAGGTGCAGCTCGGCGACGGCGATCCCTGCCAGGCGGCGCAGAAGCAGCAGCTGCAGTGCTTTCGCAGCCCGGCCATCAACCTGGCGCTGATCCGCCAACTGGGCCGCCCCGGCTTCGTGACGGTGCATGACGAGCAGGGCAAGCCCGGCCACGCGCTGCTGACAGGCCTCACGGCCACCAATGCCACGCTGCGCATGGGCGATGCGGTGCAGACGGTGCCGCTCACGGTTCTGGCGGACAGCTGGCGCGGCGATTTCGCGACCTTCTGGCGGGCGCCGCCCGGGTACGGCCAGCGTCCGGCGGAAGGCGAGACGAGCGCCGTCGTCGACTGGCTCGCGGTGAAGCTTGCCGCGCTGCGCGGCGAGGCCCGTCCGGCGGGCCGGCAGCCGATGGATGCGACGCTCAAGTCACGCATCCACGCCTTCCAGCTCTCGCAGGGTCTCGAGGCCGACGGCCTTGCCGGCCCCATGACCTTCATGCAGCTCAACCGTGCGACCGGCGTCGACGAACCGCGCCTCGCGACTGAGAGATAACGATGTCCTACATCCTCGATGCGCTGAGACGAGCCGACGCGGAGCGCGGACGCGGTGCCGTGCCCGGGCTGCACACCCAGTCGGTGCTGCCCGGTGCCAGAGACGAACCCCGGGCCGCGGGCCTGTCGCCGATCGCGTGGATGGCGGTGGGCGCGGCCATCGTGGCCGCCGGCGCGGTGGCCTGGATGCTGTCCGGCCGCGACGACCCGCCCGCACCGGTGGCACCCGCGCCCGCGCCGGTGGCCGCGGCGCCGGCCTCGGTGGCGGCGGTGCCGGCCGCTCCGGCAGCGCCGCCCCTGGTGCTGGCGCCGGCGCCGGTGATCGCCCACGCATCGTCAAGGCCGGCGCCCACGCTCGCTGCGGCACGGCCTGCCGCGGCCGCGTCGGCCGCCGCGTCGGCCGCCGAAGAACGGGTGTATGCGGTGAATGAATTGCCCGACCCGATCCGCCGCGAGATGCCCGCACTGACCATCGGCGGGTCGATCTATTCGCAGACTCCGGCGAGCCGCTTCCTCATCATCAACGGGCAGATCTTTCACGAGGGCGACAAGGTCGCGAAGGACCTGTCGCTGGAGCAGATCAAGCTGAAGGCAGCGGTGCTGCGCTTCAAGGGCTACCGGGTCGGGATCACCTACTGAGCATCGCCTTGCGGATGCAGGCGAGCGTGTCGCGCTGCACGGCCCGAGCGAAGGCCGGCTCGTGCGCCAGCTTGAGCATCTCCACCGCGCCCTGCAGGTCGAGCATGCACTCGCCGGCCTCGCGCACGGTGGCCGCCAGCGTGCGTATGGCGGCTTCGAGCTCTTGCTCGCTGCCGCTGTCGATGAGCTTGCGCACGTCCATGGCGTCTTCCTTTCGCGTCAGAGTTTCGGTATGCGCAGCGTCTTGCTGATCATGAGGCTGCCCGACAGCACGAACAGCAGGACCAACGGGTGCAGCACCCACGGTCCGAGCTGGACCGCGCCGAGCCAGATGTCGTCGCCGAGGCGGTCCTGCCATCCCGCCACCGCCAGCACGGCCACCAGCAGCACGCTGGTCGGGATGGGCGTGCCTTCGAAGTAGGGCACCTTGGCCGCGCCGGAAGACAGGCTCTCGGCCGTCACGTTGTAGCGCGCGAGCCGGCTCACGCCGCAGCAGACGAAATAGATCAGCGCGACGATGTCCCAGCCGCCCTGCATGCCGGCGGCGAAGGCGAGCGCTGCCGGGCCGATGCCGAAGGAGATGACATCGGCCAGCGAATCGAGCTCGCGGCCGAGCGGCGACGACTGGTGGCGCCAGCGCGCGATGCGTCCATCGAGCACGTCGAAGAACAGCGCGGCCGGCGCCATCGCGGCGGCGGTGAGGAAGTGCAAGAGCGAGTGCGTGCCCACCGTGGCGGCGGCAAAGAACACCATCAGCGCCCCGCAGGCTGCATTGGCCAGCGTGAAGAAGTCCGCGAGATGGAACCCGCGGATCATCGAGAAATGCTTCATGTCGTTTCGATGCTAAGGACCACGTGCCCCGTGCGAACAGGGGCAACGGCCGATTCGCTTGTCGGAAATCGCCGACGTGGTCCTGCCCGGGTTATCACCCCAAGCCGCGAAATGCGCGATCCCGCGTTCGCGGGTCAGGACAGCAGATCGAACAGCGTGCGGGCCACCACTTTCGTCGCGCGCCGCAGATCCTCGAGCACCAGATGCTCGTCGGCGCGCTTGGCATTGCTCTCCAGCACCGTGCGCGGCCCGGCGCCGTAGATCACCGCCGCGACGCCGTGCGCGGCGTAGAGCCGCACATCGGTGTACAGCGGCGTGCCGGAGGTCGGGATGGGCTCGCCGAACACCTGCTCGCCGTGGCGCTGCAGCGCCTCCACCAGCGGCCGATTGCCCGGCAGCGGCTGCATCGAGTGGGCCAGCAGCAGCCGCTTGATCTCGACTCGCACGTTCGACGGCGCGGCCTCGGCGATCACGCGGCGCAGGGTCGACTCCACCTCGGCAGGGTTCTCCTCCGGGATCATGCGGCGATCCAGCTTGAACACGACCTTGCCGGGCACGACGTTGGTGTTGGTGCCGCCTTCGATGCGGCCGACGTTGAGATAGGGATGCGTGATGCCCGCCACCTGCGAGCGCACCTCGCGGTAGAGGCGGTTCTGGTCGTAGAGCGCGTTGAGGATGGCCACCGCTCCCTGCAGCGCATCGACGCCCGTATCGGGAATGGCCGCGTGGGCCATCCTGCCGTGCACCGTCACCTCCATCTGCAGGCAGCCGTTGTGCGCGGTCACCACCTGGTAGCTGAAGCCGGCGGCGATCAGCAGGTCAGGGCGCGTGAGCCGCTTGTCCAGCAGCCACCCCGGGCCGAGCTCGCCGCCGAACTCCTCGTCGTAGGTGAAGTGCAGCTCCACCGCGCCCTTGAGGTGCTCGCGCAGCGACTCGATGGCCCGCGTGGCGAAGGTGTAGGTCGCGAAGTCGCTCTTGCTGACCGCCGCGGCGCGGCCGTACAGCCTGCCGTCGACGATCTCGCCGCCGTATGGATCGTGCGACCAGCCTTCGCCGGGGGGCACGACGTCGCCGTGCGCATTCAGCGCGATCGTCGGTCCTTCACCGTAGCGGCGCCGCACGATGAGGTTGGTGATGGAGCCCAGGCCGTGGCCCTTCACGATCTCCGGCGGCACCGCATGCTTCTCGGCCTCGAAGCCGAAGCCCTGCAGCAGCTCGGCCGTGCGCTCGGCATGCGGCGCGTTGTTGCCGGGCGGCGTATCGGTCGGCACCTGCACCAGCGATTGCAGGAAGCGGACCTCGTCATCGAAATGAGCGTCGATCCAGGCGTCGAGTTGGGCGTAGGGCGTGGTCATGGAGTCGTGGGAGCCATCTGCTCCAGCATGTCGGCGAAGGCCTGCACCGCCAGGTCGATGTCGTGGCTGGTGCTCGATTCGAGCGGGTTGTGGCTGATGCCGGCGTTCTCGCCGCGCACGAACAGCATGGCCTGCGGCATGGCCTCGTGCAGCTTCATCGCGTCGTGGCCGGCGCCGCTGGGCATGCGGTGCACCGGCAGCCCGATCGACTGCACCGCGCGTTCCCAGCGCTGCTGCCACGCGGGGTGGCTGGGCGCGGCCGAAGCGCGCATCGATTCCTCGACGCGAAAGCCGATGCCGCGCCGCTCGCCGATCCGGCGCAGCTCGGCCATCACGTCGGCGGCCAGCGCATCGCGCGCGTCGTTGGTGGTGGCGCGCAGGTCCAGGCTGAACTGGCAGCGTCCCGGCACGACGTTGATCGAGCCGCCGGGCACGGTGAGCATGCCCACCGTGCCGACCACGTGCGGCACCGATGCGGCGCGGCGCTCGACGTAGAGCGCCAGCTCGGCCACGGCGACGGCCGCGTCGCGGCGCCGGTCCATGGGCGTGGTGCCCGCGTGGCTGGCCATGCCGGTGGCTTCGCAGACGTAGCGCACGCCGCCGTTGATCGAGGTGACGACGCCGAGCGGCAGGTCGAGCTCGTTGAGCACAGGCCCCTGTTCGATGTGCACTTCGATGAAGCCGAGGTAGCGCGCCGCATCGCGCTGCAGCGCGGCGATGGCGTCCATGGTGGCCGGCAGTCCTGCGGCGTGCATGGCCTCGCGCATCGTGACCCCATCGGCGTCGGCCTGGTCCAGCCACGCAGGGTCGAACTGGCCGACCAGCGCGCCCGAGCCGAGGAAGGTCGCCTTGTAGCGCTGGCCTTCCTCCTCTGCGAAGCCGATGACCTCGAGGCCGAAGGGCAGGCGGCGGCCGGCGCGATGCAGCTCGCGCACGCAGGCCATCGGCACCAGGATGCCGAGGCGGCCGTCGTACTTGCCGCCGTTTCGCACCGTGTCGTAGTGACTGCCGGTGAGCAGCCGGCGCGATCGCGGCGATTCGCCGTGGTACACGCCGACGACGTTGCCGACCGCATCGATGTCGACGTCGTCGAAGCCGCACTCGCGCATCCAGCCCGCGAGCCGCTGCGCGACTGAGCGGTGCGCGTCGGTGAGGTAGGTCACGGTGAGCTGGCCCTGCTCCTTGAAGCCGGGATCGCTGTCGGCGGCGAGCGCCTCGGCCCAATCCCACACGCGGTTGCCCTGCTCGGGCGCCACGCCGAGCTTGTCGTCGAGCCGGATCTCGGCGATGCGGTGGATGTTGCGCAGGCACTCCGCGAACTCGAAGTCGGGGTGGTGCTCCAGCCGCCGCTCGAAGGTCGCGATGATCTGCTCGCGGGTGAGCCCGCTGCCGCGCGGCCCGCGCACCGCCAGGATGAAAGGCCAGCCGAAGCGGGTGTTGTAGGCCGCGTTGAGCGCCTGGATGCGCGCGAATTCCTGCGGCGTGCAGTGGGTGAGCCCGGCGCGGCCCTGCTCGCTCGTCGATTCGGCCGTCAGGCTGCCGCTCACCATCGCCTTGCCGGCGAGCTCGGGGTGGGCGCGGATCAGCGCGAGCCCGGCCTCGCGGCCGGCCTCGCGCACCACCTGCACCAGCGCATGCTTGAGTTGCGCGAGCGAGCTGAACGGCCGTGCCGCCGCGGCGCGCTCGGCGATCCATGGCGAGTGTTCGTAGATGCCGTCCAGCAGCGCGGCGAACTCGGCCGGGCTACCGCCATTGAGTTGGTCCAACGTCAGCATGTCAGCTCCAGTCGAACGCGGTGCGCTCGTCGTAGGGGTGCGTCCCCTTCCAGTGGCGCGCGATGTCGATGCGGCGACACACCCACACGTGGTCGTGCGCCTGCACGTGGTCGAGAAAACGCTGCAGCGAACGCATGCGACCGGGCCGCCCGAGCAGGCGGCAGTGCATGCCGATGCTCATCATCTTCGGCCGGTCCAGGCCCGCGGGATCGCCCTCGGCATAGAGCACGTCGAAGCTGTCGCGCAGGTAGTGGAAGAAGTCCTCGCCGGTGGCAAAGCCCTGCGGCAGCGAGAAGCGCATGTCGTTGGCGTCCAGCGTGTACGGCACGACGAGGTGCGGCACCTGCGCGCCGTCGCTCCTGCGCACGCGCAGCCAGAACGGCAGGTCCTCGCCGTAATGGTCGCTGTCGTACTCGAAGCCGCCGTGGTCGGCGACGAGTCGGCGCGTGTTCGGGCTGTCGCGACCGGTGTACCAGCCGAGCGGGCGCTCGCCCGTCAGCTCCTCGATGATGCGCATGCCGGTGCGCAGGTGCTCGCGCTCGAGGGCTTCGTCGACCGTCTGGTAGTGGATCCAGCGCCAACCGTGGCAGGCGATCTCGTGGCCGAGATCGACGAAGGCCTGCGTGAGCTCGGGATGCCGCTGCAGCGCCATCGCCACGCCGAACACCGTCAGCGGCAGGCCACGCCGCTCGAACTCGCGCAGCAGCCGCCAGACGCCGGCGCGCGAACCGTACTCGTAGATCGACTCCATGCTGAGGTGGCGCGCCGGATAGCTGGCCGGATTGAACAGCTCCGAGAGGAACTGCTCGCTGCCGCCGTCGCCGTGCAGCACGGAGTTCTCGCCGCCCTCCTCGTAGTTGAGGACGAACTGCACGGCGATGCGGGCGCCGTTGGGCCACCGGGCGTGCGGCGGATGGGCGCCGTAGCCTCGAAGATCGCGCGGATAGGGTGAGGTCATGATCGTGGCCGCAACGCCGACTCGAGGTCGGGCACGCGCGGATCGAGTTGGAGATTGCGTTCGACGTGCAGCAGGTGGTCTTCCATGAGGCGCTGCGCGGCACGGGCGTCGCGCTTCTCGAGCGCGTCGACGATGGCCACATGCTCCTCGAAGGAGTGCTCGGCCGAATGCGAGGACTGGTACATCAGCGCGATCAGCGAGCAGCGCGACAGCAGCTCCTGCAGCATCTCCGCCAGCGTGTCGTTGCCCAGCATGCGCGCCAGCACGGCGTGGAAGTCGGCCAGCAGCCGCGTGCGGCCGGACACGTCCACCTGGCTCACCGAGGCGCGCTCGGCGCCCAGGTGCTCGCGCAGTTCGGCCACCTGCTCGCGCGTGATGGTGGCGGCCAGGCGGCGGATCATGGCCGACTCGAGCATGTGGCGGACCTCGAACACCTGGCGCGCCTCCTCCACGCTGGGCTCGGCCACGCGTGCGCCGCGTGCCGGCTCGAGCGTGACCAGCTTGTCGCGGCTGAGACGGTTGAGCGCCTGCCGCACCAGCGTGCGAGAGACCTGGAAGATGTCGGCGATCTTCTGCTCCGCGAGCTTGGTGCCCGGCATCAGCCGCCGCTCGACGATGGCGGTGGTGATGGACTCGACGATGCGCTCGGTGGCGCCGCTGTCCGACGCGGACGCGGCGCCCCTTCGGCGGGGCCGCGGCAGGTCGACGATGTTGCGGGCGGCGCGGGCGGGCATCGGAGGAGGCGGGGCTTGAAGTGTTCGAGAAAGTGTATACACTTTGGGCGGCATTGCAAGCCGAAAATCAAGCGAGGCCTCCGTGGGAAAACTGACGACGCACGTGCTCGACACGATGAACGGGTGCCCGGCCGCGGGCATGAAGGTGGCGCTGTACCGCATCGGGGGCGCGCAGCCGGAGCTCATCCGGTCGCTGGTGCTCAACGGCGACGGGCGAGCCGACGCGCCGCTGCTCGAAGGCGCCACCATGCGTGCCGGGCAGTATCGGCTGGTGTTCGAGGTCGCTGGGTATTTCCGCGGCCGCGGCGTCTCGCTGCCGCAGCCGCCGTTTCTCGACAGCGTCCCGCTGGACTTCGGATTGGCCGATCCGGCGGCCCACTACCACGTGCCGTTGCTGGCGAGCCCGTGGGCGTATTCGACGTATCGCGGTTCGTGAGTTGCCGTTGGGGTGCACCGACGCGGAACCCGCACG
The Piscinibacter sp. XHJ-5 DNA segment above includes these coding regions:
- the puuE gene encoding allantoinase PuuE, translated to MTSPYPRDLRGYGAHPPHARWPNGARIAVQFVLNYEEGGENSVLHGDGGSEQFLSELFNPASYPARHLSMESIYEYGSRAGVWRLLREFERRGLPLTVFGVAMALQRHPELTQAFVDLGHEIACHGWRWIHYQTVDEALEREHLRTGMRIIEELTGERPLGWYTGRDSPNTRRLVADHGGFEYDSDHYGEDLPFWLRVRRSDGAQVPHLVVPYTLDANDMRFSLPQGFATGEDFFHYLRDSFDVLYAEGDPAGLDRPKMMSIGMHCRLLGRPGRMRSLQRFLDHVQAHDHVWVCRRIDIARHWKGTHPYDERTAFDWS
- a CDS encoding AAA family ATPase gives rise to the protein MYAKFFGLKQEPFSIAPDPRYLFMSERHREALAHLLYGVNGGGGFVLLSGEIGAGKTTVCRCFLEQIPRRCNVAYIFNPKLTVEELLSSVCEEFRIPYEHPGPGVPTVKDYVDALNQYLLKTHAVGQNNVLIIDEAQNLSADVLEQLRLLTNLETSERKLLQIILIGQPELRDMLSRPELEQLAQRVIARFHLEALSEAETEAYIRHRLGVAGLRRALPFERNALQRIHRLSRGVPRRINLLCDRALLGAYAGGLQRVDLAIVDKAATEVFGPKESAAPAAARWRRAAMVGSGVAAGAALFAALSWALDGWRRPGAPATVAQAASAPASAAAQASAVAKAASAPAAAKAASATVADAPARPASLIRSEKDAWRELAQAWKVQLGDGDPCQAAQKQQLQCFRSPAINLALIRQLGRPGFVTVHDEQGKPGHALLTGLTATNATLRMGDAVQTVPLTVLADSWRGDFATFWRAPPGYGQRPAEGETSAVVDWLAVKLAALRGEARPAGRQPMDATLKSRIHAFQLSQGLEADGLAGPMTFMQLNRATGVDEPRLATER
- a CDS encoding general secretion pathway protein GspB, whose amino-acid sequence is MSYILDALRRADAERGRGAVPGLHTQSVLPGARDEPRAAGLSPIAWMAVGAAIVAAGAVAWMLSGRDDPPAPVAPAPAPVAAAPASVAAVPAAPAAPPLVLAPAPVIAHASSRPAPTLAAARPAAAASAAASAAEERVYAVNELPDPIRREMPALTIGGSIYSQTPASRFLIINGQIFHEGDKVAKDLSLEQIKLKAAVLRFKGYRVGITY
- the uraH gene encoding hydroxyisourate hydrolase, with translation MGKLTTHVLDTMNGCPAAGMKVALYRIGGAQPELIRSLVLNGDGRADAPLLEGATMRAGQYRLVFEVAGYFRGRGVSLPQPPFLDSVPLDFGLADPAAHYHVPLLASPWAYSTYRGS
- a CDS encoding M20/M25/M40 family metallo-hydrolase: MTTPYAQLDAWIDAHFDDEVRFLQSLVQVPTDTPPGNNAPHAERTAELLQGFGFEAEKHAVPPEIVKGHGLGSITNLIVRRRYGEGPTIALNAHGDVVPPGEGWSHDPYGGEIVDGRLYGRAAAVSKSDFATYTFATRAIESLREHLKGAVELHFTYDEEFGGELGPGWLLDKRLTRPDLLIAAGFSYQVVTAHNGCLQMEVTVHGRMAHAAIPDTGVDALQGAVAILNALYDQNRLYREVRSQVAGITHPYLNVGRIEGGTNTNVVPGKVVFKLDRRMIPEENPAEVESTLRRVIAEAAPSNVRVEIKRLLLAHSMQPLPGNRPLVEALQRHGEQVFGEPIPTSGTPLYTDVRLYAAHGVAAVIYGAGPRTVLESNAKRADEHLVLEDLRRATKVVARTLFDLLS
- a CDS encoding GntR family transcriptional regulator, with product MPARAARNIVDLPRPRRRGAASASDSGATERIVESITTAIVERRLMPGTKLAEQKIADIFQVSRTLVRQALNRLSRDKLVTLEPARGARVAEPSVEEARQVFEVRHMLESAMIRRLAATITREQVAELREHLGAERASVSQVDVSGRTRLLADFHAVLARMLGNDTLAEMLQELLSRCSLIALMYQSSHSAEHSFEEHVAIVDALEKRDARAAQRLMEDHLLHVERNLQLDPRVPDLESALRPRS
- the uraD gene encoding 2-oxo-4-hydroxy-4-carboxy-5-ureidoimidazoline decarboxylase, with the translated sequence MLTLDQLNGGSPAEFAALLDGIYEHSPWIAERAAAARPFSSLAQLKHALVQVVREAGREAGLALIRAHPELAGKAMVSGSLTAESTSEQGRAGLTHCTPQEFARIQALNAAYNTRFGWPFILAVRGPRGSGLTREQIIATFERRLEHHPDFEFAECLRNIHRIAEIRLDDKLGVAPEQGNRVWDWAEALAADSDPGFKEQGQLTVTYLTDAHRSVAQRLAGWMRECGFDDVDIDAVGNVVGVYHGESPRSRRLLTGSHYDTVRNGGKYDGRLGILVPMACVRELHRAGRRLPFGLEVIGFAEEEGQRYKATFLGSGALVGQFDPAWLDQADADGVTMREAMHAAGLPATMDAIAALQRDAARYLGFIEVHIEQGPVLNELDLPLGVVTSINGGVRYVCEATGMASHAGTTPMDRRRDAAVAVAELALYVERRAASVPHVVGTVGMLTVPGGSINVVPGRCQFSLDLRATTNDARDALAADVMAELRRIGERRGIGFRVEESMRASAAPSHPAWQQRWERAVQSIGLPVHRMPSGAGHDAMKLHEAMPQAMLFVRGENAGISHNPLESSTSHDIDLAVQAFADMLEQMAPTTP
- a CDS encoding CDP-alcohol phosphatidyltransferase family protein, which produces MKHFSMIRGFHLADFFTLANAACGALMVFFAAATVGTHSLLHFLTAAAMAPAALFFDVLDGRIARWRHQSSPLGRELDSLADVISFGIGPAALAFAAGMQGGWDIVALIYFVCCGVSRLARYNVTAESLSSGAAKVPYFEGTPIPTSVLLVAVLAVAGWQDRLGDDIWLGAVQLGPWVLHPLVLLFVLSGSLMISKTLRIPKL